Within Fundulus heteroclitus isolate FHET01 unplaced genomic scaffold, MU-UCD_Fhet_4.1 scaffold_37, whole genome shotgun sequence, the genomic segment CTGTTATCAAATGCTCCACACATAAAGTTTGTTGATCGGGAGACATGTTAAAAGAGATCCAGCCAAGTGAAAGTTTTCTCGATATAAAACACTTAAATCCAGTAAACAGTCCAGATCTCAGTGCAGATGGACAGCTATCAGGGAAGCTGAGAAACAACTGGCGGGATCAGGTGGCTAATGTTCCAGAAACATGGAACTGGACCGATGCAGCTGgtcctgcttaaaaaaaaaaagtactattGGAACAATGCCAGGTGGGACCACTGGGAACAGTTCAAACTACAGGTGTGTTGTAGAAAGTTTAGGGGTTTCTGTCAAGCCTGGGATTGGAGTAAATGAAGCAGAGCTTAGTCAGAAATGGTAAtcaaaaaaagctttcaaagaCCCACAAATGATATCTTTAATAGAAGGATGCACAGGAGGATAACAAAAGCATGGCTGATGCTAAAGGTAGCTTTTACTGATTATTGTCCTGAGAAAACCTAGTTATCAAGTGGCTTTTATTTTAGGGTTTCTCCGCTTCCTTTAACAAAATGAAGCTTCACAATCTGTCAAGAAACTGCTCTCATTCTGATCAGCCTGTTATGTTGATTTGCAACTTCCCGACTAACAGATTTCATAGTCATGGCTTGAGGTTCTGACTCCGATCATGTTGTTCTGAAACAGTAGGTTTATAACTATCTGGACCTAAATatgtcaaaaacaaaagagatgaTTATTGCTTCCATAAGTCCAAACTGAACACAAAGCCAGAGTCATTCAGTGTGAGGGTGTCCAGTTACTGCAGTCTTAGAAAGATCTCTGCAACCATCAGCTGAGATttgatacaaaaaaacaaaacaaaacaatgtatcAACTATTTGGACAAAACAACAGGTTATTTTCCTAACTTTTAATTTGCATAACGGGGACAACAGAGTAAGCACTTGCTAAAGAGGCTAAGAAATGTGATGTCATCTTACTGCTCATGTATTGGAAGTATTTTCATGAACTGATTTTGCTGGTTCTGTGTTTGCCACCTCCAGTTAAATAACTCTGGTCAGGCGGTCAAAAATACCCTGATCATCATGATGATCCCACCTCAGCACCAGACTTCAGGATGCTGTCGTCTTATGTCCCCCGACTAGATCAGAGATTCTTCCAATGTTTCCATCCTCAGCTATTAGACAGCTCAGCAGAGGTTAGGATCAGTTTGGCCCATTTCTGTTTTGCAtggtttattctgttttttagcTGGTTTGTTGAGTATTTGAACTTAACAGGGCTCCTGCGTGTTTTTTCCAGACAACTTTTTAGAGCATTCTGTGCATTTGAGCACAAATTATTAATCTTGAACCTGGCTGAACCACAGCCAGTTTATCCCTGATAGCTTTTTGTAGGTTGGAAGAGCACAACACTGAACAGGTTtttgattgggggggggggggggggggggcagcctcCCAGGGGACTTTCTGGCAGCAGGACTGAAATCAACTTAATTTCCACATCTAAACTCTCTTGACTTGTAAAAAAGGGAATGGTGTatagactaaaatattaaaatcaaagtGTAATGTGGCAAATGGAAGACAAAGCACATTAATCAATATGAAAATAGCTGCATTTATCAGGAATTCTTAGAATTTTGACCTTTTAATGAACACAGAACATTAaggacaaccctgagcatctTCATCAGACGGTTACACACAACACGGTGTGTTCAGTCAGAGGCTGATCAGAACCGCAGTTAGACGACCGCTACAGGAGGTCCTTACTGCCTGCAGCATCTACAACTCTCTAAAGAAACTGCATGAGTTACATCATTTCATTTAtctttgggatcaataaaggACTTTTGAACTGatattaaaaaagaagagaaataaatgcatgcatgctcagtatgagggattgctgcaaagccatcaacattgcagacgactgtccctgtggctctacgctctttcaggagtgaatgctgcttgtcaagacttgatgtaatctgcttggtttccttagataggaaaattTGACCAAtatgtctggatgatttgattgaatttgacttggcaaagtgccttgagatgacatgttgtgaattggcgttatataaataaaatcgaaCTGCTGTTACGTGTCCTTTAATGAGAACGCGACATGTCTGTGTGTGCGCATGCTGCAGACAAACAGCCCTAGTGGGATTCATGATTTTCTGAAGGTGAATCTTAAGTGCTGAAGCATGCTCCCGGGTACGAATCCTTAAAATCGtccaaaaaatgaaatgaaccaAAGAAACGCAAGCAGGACAGTTCTTGGAGTAAACTTctaacaataatttttttttatcaaatacaaagagaaataaaccaggttattttaataacttttaatcataatttgtacaaaatgtaaaaatacattcattgaTGAGGCAACTGAACATGTGCTGTATAAAGGGAGCATACAGCGTGCTAAAGATCCCTTCCACTGCTCCATAGCCCTTAACtgccactgcaaaaagggagttaaaagtaagcaaaattttcttgaaattagtgtattttcctttatttgaacagctaaataagactatttgccaatggaataagatgtttgcacttaataaaagaaaaattcatctccatcatcttatttcaagctcaggatatctaattatcttattttagggatgaaaatactcattccactggcaaatagtcttatttagctgctcaaattaaggaaaaacaCACTCAATTGTAGAgtgaaatttttacttactttaagttcccttttttgcagtgctcagGTTTATCTAGCAGCGTAAGCATCATCAAACGTTTGTACTCTGAAGATAACCTTAAACTGCAACATGCTGGTTATTCTACCTGTACCCACACTTAGAGCTAGTCTGCAGATGCTCTTAGCAGACTTCACTAAAACAGTGCTAATAAATCGGATCAGTTGATTATAAATACAGCACCGTACAGCAAGCCTGATGATCAGCTCCTGAGTGAATGTGACTGACAGGAAGAAATGTTGGAGCAGTGTGACAGAAACACAGTAAAGTCTTTGTTTAAAGCATTTTCCCAGCTGCAGAAGTTGAAAACTATATACAAAAGTGCTAAATGCTGGGAAGTAGCACCAACAGATACACCCAGTCATTGTGAACAGGAAAAGAAGTCATGACAGGATCTCAGGTCTGTACAAAGGTCAGCTAGAGGTAGTTTTTCCCTCTGAGTTTGTGATGCATTGCTTTTGATGGGCTGAGCAGCCGGTTCAGCACCAGTTAACAACATTCAGACAAGACAGGGTAATACCCCCACTCAGTTCAGATATAACCAAGTCCAGTTTGGTAATGAGTTAAATACAGCACTGTGAAGTTCAACACagtccagttgattttgtatcTGTGAGGACCAGGAATGGGTCTCTATGGTCCCACAGTGTGATCATCTGGAATAAAGGCACCAGCTTTATGCTTTATGGAACCGCTGTGTTAACACCAACATACCTGTACAAGATGAGCTTCTCTTGCCAAACAGCTGGGAGCTGTCACGACAATAAGACCGATGGGTGGGGCTCTTTTAGTGTCCTCACCTTCACCATCCCTTCTTATCACAACCTGAAATGTCTCCAGCCAACCTAGTCTTTAAAGCAAGTATGAAATAAAGTGGACAACTTCTTTTGGCCAGCAACGGGTGGGGGAAGGGTGGCGCTACATATCTATGCTCCACACAGCTGGATTATCACAGTCCTATCTTCTCTACGTAAACAGAAGGTATGATGTGATGCGCAGCTTTTAAAAACCTGAACACGCGCCGATGCCAAAAAGCAGCTCAGGTCTTGTGCCTACCTAAACCGGTACAGGACCAGAACTGAAGCTGCCCTCTGATTTAGTCCCTTGCCTTGAGCTTGCATAAAGGAACCAGACGGTTCTGCAGGGGATGAACTACTAGGTTAGTGGACAGAACCTCTCTGTGGTCAGCGTAACCTCAGCCAATGGTACACTGTAGAGGTTGTTCCAGCTTCATTTCTGCCGAACTTAATAACATTCATAACCCAATAATACAGATATAGCACAAAGAGAAGACATTTAACCAATATTTAACTAATAcgtttaaatgataaaaatacattttaaatatcatttATGAATAAACACAACTTGCATACCACAGACCAGTGTCTTATTACAAATCAGACAGAAGGTTGTTgagataaaatctaaaatacagtGCCCAGGGACCAACAACATTACTTGGAGCAGTTCATACTGAGTCTCAGTACTTATCCCTGTAAATCCCAATCAGCTTAAAACAGCAGGCGCTCAGGAGATGCTCAGATTTTGGGTTGGAAATAAAAGTCAACTGTTTCTTTAGTTGTCGCTGTAGTTTCTTGCATCTTAGAAAATCTAGTGCTACATGATCAACCTCCCCAAGAGAAGTCAATCTGTCACCTCACCCCCACTGACGTCCTCTTTGGTCATGTGGTGAGGACTAGTGCATCATGTTACACAGAGAGAGCAAACGTTTTAGTACTAAAGGTACAACTTTCCAAAAACAACATTAGTACCATCACCCAGGAGACTTTGTTTGGCCGTCCTCAGCTGCAGGTGCACTGCGGGGGTCAGGGTGGTCACCTGGCTCTTCCATTCCACGCACCCCCTCTTCTTCTAACATTTCTTCTCTGTCAAAAAACTCGGGCTGATCCCACAGGTGGTCCTGGCTGTCGCACACTTCAATCCCAGAATCCCCAGTGAAGCGCCGGTACCTGCCTGGGGTTGAATCCTTGTTCGGGCCAACGGTACTGCTGGAATAGATCTGCGCTGTCTCTGGAGTCCCCCCGAGCGTTACGTCGTCATCATGTTGAATGGAGACAGCCGAGTGGTGGCTAAAGGCCTCCTCTGGAGGGTCAGAGGACGGTGGCACCAACTGGAGAGGCGTgtaaggaggagggggggtttCTGGTCGGTTGACTGCGTCTTCATAGGCCGGCAGGAGGTAGACAGGCAAAAGTCCTGCAGGGAACAGTGTTGGCGACAAGTTAGTACTTGTGCAGATCTATTGCTAAATAGCACAATGCCCACACTTCCATTGACTACATCAACTCCGCTATGGAAGGAGTGCTGAATGATGCACTGTTGGTATTAAGAGCATTGTGGGTTCATAACTGATTGAATGCAATATCTAATAATACAATTCTGCCTTCCAGTAATATTGTTTGGCCACATGCATGGATGTTCGCAGTTATGTCCACAACAGATATAGATCTTTGCGAACCAGGAGAGTGGATGCTGCATTCAGGGACCCTGTAAGTAACGTGTAAAAGCAACAAGATGCATAAGACAGTTTCAGGTAGCCAACTTACTAAGATAGAGGGGTAACTGAGAGTTGTTGTGAACCTCTCTGTAGGCGATGAGGTTGATCTCATTCTGCCGGCGCTGCTGCTGGAAACGCTGCTTGGCCCGCCAGTGCTGACATATACAAAAGCCAGTAAGGATAATAATCAAAGCCCACACCAGCCAGAACCCTGAAGAGCAATCACAAGACACAAATGAAGCATATTAATGCGTAGCTGAAAACATTTACTACTGCATCAATCCAAACTTTGGCCACATACACAAATTAGAGCcaatagagcaaaaacatccaTTCAAGCACGCATACAAAAATTAtcaagtttaatttaattattcatGGGGTTAAAATGTATTGagtgattaattgatttattgtttgtcgTGACAGGCCTGTGCCTTACAAGAGTATAAGATGTCATACTACTTATCTGgagtaaatggcttgtacttgtgtaGCGCTTTAACAAGTCAGACGACCACAAAGTGATTTACAccacaatcagtcattcacacattcacaccctggcggtggtgagctatgctagcagccacagctgccctggggcagactgacagaagccaggctgccatacatcagcacCACCGGGTAGGCTGGTGCATCAGACATGATTACACTTTTCCTGTTAGGATGGAGGTCAACTTCCTGTCTACATTTagcaaaaaaatgcaaagaataTAGCACACGGAGAAGAAAATGGGTTTCTTTTGATTGGCGTGGTGGATCATTTAGTCCTCACATTTGCAAGCACACAACCAAGTATAATTGAGGCTGAAGAATAAGCATTTGGATCGGCTTCAGTCTTGAAGCCACATTATGCCAACTGCTGACAACACTGAGGAATTGGTGGAAGGGTCGCCCAAAACACTCCATCTTCCTGCCCGCCCGTCCCCCTGTTGTAGAACCTCCATAGAGGTCAAAACGAGTTGAACATTTGTGGTCAGATCACAAAGCTGTTATTTTACATCAACAGGAGTAGCAGCAAGTGAGACGTATAGCCAAAGCTCAACAAGTGTCTAAGATTTTCTTAAATACAGAAGATAACGGCATAAttgttctgtttaaaatctggATCTTACCTTATCCAGCTTTTTAGTACGGGATTGTCTTAAGATAGAAACATGCATGTATTGCAGATAAAACCCGGTGTCCTTCCTATCTGAGGAGAATATAGAAAGTTAACTCACACCACAACTCATAGTAGTTACTGCAGCACTCTGCCTCCCCGCAGCAGTAGCCGGATTGACAAACGTAGGTCAGGTTGTTCCCTCCCTGGCAGAGCAGCCCGGCCTGTTAACACAGAACGGAAACATCCCAGTCACCTCTGAGTCTGAGAACAACACCAAAGCAGTCAGCAGCAAATGtacattgtttttaatgcatctCTTTCATCCGGCCTTCGTCTTTCATAAACAATGATGAGTGAAAGCAGTTGTGTGTTTAGATCACACTTAAATAATATACttttagtctgtcca encodes:
- the wbp1la gene encoding WW domain binding protein 1-like a; its protein translation is MSSPKLNAGLGNSATSATVVEAGLLCQGGNNLTYVCQSGYCCGEAECCSNYYELWWFWLVWALIIILTGFCICQHWRAKQRFQQQRRQNEINLIAYREVHNNSQLPLYLRLLPVYLLPAYEDAVNRPETPPPPYTPLQLVPPSSDPPEEAFSHHSAVSIQHDDDVTLGGTPETAQIYSSSTVGPNKDSTPGRYRRFTGDSGIEVCDSQDHLWDQPEFFDREEMLEEEGVRGMEEPGDHPDPRSAPAAEDGQTKSPG